The following DNA comes from Serinus canaria isolate serCan28SL12 chromosome 1A, serCan2020, whole genome shotgun sequence.
AGTAACTTTCCACCTCTTACCTCTCAGCTGCTTCTTACATGTTTCTTCCTCAGGTTTAACATCACTTTTGGGATCAACAGGAACAGCTCTTTGTATTTTTATCAGCACTGGAATGGGCCACGTGCAACAGGGGTAACAAAGAAAGTTGTGCTAAAAGCATATTTAATAAAACACTATTTGCACAAAGCAGTTACACACAGCTTAAGTGCTAACAGCAGAAAATTACAGCTCCACACACACCAGAAAGTGCAAACATTGTGGTGTTCAACAACACAGCACCAAGCAAGAGACACTGGGAAGAGAGCATTATGGCCAGAATGTTCAGACTTTGCCATCCAAATGTAGAAATTTGGGAGCAACCAAGGTTCCTATCATTATCACTTGCCTGGGGTGATTTTACACTCCCTCTGATGTTCCACTTAGTTTTTAGTTCATAGAATTCACAGtgactaggttggaagagaccaaCCAGTTACAATagtgctgcagcagtgtcctgaTAGCCAGGACAGTCCTGGATATTTTAGGACATATGACAGCAGAAAACCTGATTTACTCTTCCAGTTTCAGATTTGGCCATAAAGGGTACTTTGACTTTTTCAGAGGTGCTGACACTGTCAATGAAACCTCCTTTTCATGCTTTACTTTGGGTTtggttcttttttcccctttacttTTGCAGCTTAATTAAAAAAGATTGAAAGGCTGCTGAAATTGCTATGAACAGTTGCATTAACCATTGTGCCCAGCTCACGTAGCAGCTCCAAGCTgtgacacaggcacagctctgtgtcactCCTGGGAGTGTTTACACTGATGGAtggcaatgctgctgctgctctgactgcTGGTTTATTCCAAAAACTCCAATAAGTATTGAAATCATGGAAACTGAAATTGCAAGTGAATGACTAAacctttccttttgccattcTGGTCCAACAGGCCAACTAATCCACGAGTTATTCCCACACTTCCAGCTCCTGGTAACTGAGCAGCAGGGTGATTTCCTGGAGACATCTGCCTcacacagctgtgcagcagctggggaagtgCCTGCACCAGGGAGGGTGGCTCTGACACCCCAAATGGGGGAGACACACCCACTACCAACAGTCTTAATGTGGCTTATTAATGTCACTAAGGAAATGTGGGACTCAGCCATGGAAAGTGGGAACCAGGTGCCCAGCAGGTGCCAAGAGCAGcctgagaaaaagggaaatgggagaaaGAGGGAGACAGCCTTCAATCTCTGTCAATAAGAGAGTTGAATTAATTCCTGGTGGAATTCATTTCATCTGTATTTAGGCACCCACAGTGCAAACACCTGCACCTGAGGAGTCACCCCAGGCTGCTTTGTAGGCAGGAGGGACAAACAGGCACAGACCATCCAGGCTGGCTTCGACTCCTGCATGGAAACAGGCACTGGGATGGTCTCTGCTCACCTGGCACTGGGTGACACAGGTGCCACATGTCCTGGGGGGACATGAGAGCAGCAGACCCTTGGGAcaaggctgctcctctgctggcactgggggacACAGGTGCCACATGTCCTGGGGGACATGAGAGCAGCAGACCCTTGGGAcaaggctgctcccagcatgggcagcagtTTGCAGTTCCAGACACTGTGTAGGCAGCTTCCAGAAGGAATCAGGGGACTGGGAAAACATGCCTGAACCTCAGCTCTGGTGTCACCTAACCCTCTTATAGGCACAATTCTTTAGACAAATCTTTGCATAAAGACTTAAACACTTCACTATTTACACTAAAATCTCTAAAATTACCATTGCTACTCAGAATAGAAGTGATCCCAGATTTCTTTCATAAGAAcacctgattttctttttccttaggCTGATACCACACATGTCAGAGAGCTCTATGCTGTCAACAGGTGAATGTTGTCATGCACAGGgataaagggtttttttctaagaTGAAGGTTAAGGAACTTTGTCAGTGGTTAAAATAGTTTTCCAAAGCACTCATTGAATGGCACTGActgtaaattattttgtgcCAGCATCTTGAAATTTGAGTCATGAACTGTTCTGCTGTCAAAGAGATTCCACAATCTAATATTCCCTTCCTGTTTGTGCAGGAAAACACTACTCCTGCTTAAGACAacttgcagcaggagctgcaaaaCCTCGCTCTGGTTAACTTTACATGTGACTGATTGCTGGAGAGACTTCTTGCTGACCCTGCCAAGATgctgtgcagcccaggaggCTGGCAATGCTCCTGGGACATCATGAGCCCACTTTCACTTCCACAATGCACTCAAGAAGCAGCCCTTCTGTTCTTCTCTCAAAGCACTGGTGGCTCCCCCCCAGACTACTTTGCAGGACAGCTGCAAGTAGAATTTGGGATCAATATCTATTTGAAAATTggtgtttcattttatttctctcaagCCATAGCTTGATTCAAGTTTGATACAGAAACCATTCCCTTAGATGCCTTAAAACAGAAGGGATTCTGAGGATTGAGTGAagtcttttaaaatctttaacaCAAACTTATCTATCCATTGTTTTTCAGGATCTGAAACAACATCTCTCACATGGGCTAAGCATAAAGGCCTCTGCTGAGTGTCAGTGGCACACAGATCTCTTTCCACCCAGGAAAAAGCACAATAAGGCATTTTCAAGTTCAACATCCAAGCAGGGAAGATTGGCTGATGTCAATCCCCAGGCAGAGTACCTGGATCATTGTTTTTCAGCACAATTCAATCTCTGTAAAAGGGGTTTAATCATGCCTTCATTTCAGAGGAGTGAAACTGCCTCAGTGAAATTAACACCAGATTGTTATTTCATCATAGTCAAATTCTACAGTGAGTCTTTGGAGAGATAAACTTGTTTCAGATGTTGCACAGAACTTACTGTCTTGGTGAAGATAAAATACTGCACTTACTTCTCTTACACTGGGACTGTCCATCCAGAGAGGGAATATCAGGAACCTGGTGAAAAGAAGTACATGATCAcataaaaacagagaaaaaatagaaaaaaatatccagcagtggcaccctttaaaaaaaaaaaaaaaaaaaaaaaaaaaagaaaaaaaaccaaccacaacacacacacaaaaaaaaaaaaaaacccaaagcaacaTCtacaaaaatcaacaaaatattttgtcactTTCTAGAGCCTCTTTTGCAGACTGTTGGAATCAAGTGGAGAAGTGACTATCCCAGCTAAATATTCCTTCTGTATTCACCTCGGGTAGCCTGAAGGGAGCCAGCCCTGGACCTTGAGCCATGGCAAGGAAAAGCTGCTACTACAGACTAAACCAAAAAAGAAGGGGGTTCCCAGCTCAGACAGGGCTCCTGGCACTGAAGCACTTCTGAACTCTGAATTTGTGTTCCTGGGGGTAGGAAAGATGCACGTGGTAACTTCTCATCACACAGAACTTTTGATCTGCTTTTGTGCCAGAACCTTATAAATAATTCAAAGATTGTTCTCCAAAGGCATTGGGGTACCTAGCAGAAACTAAAGagacagagggggaaaaaaattgatttgtctaatttccactgaaatcagaAGGAAATGGTTCTAATCTGTATCCTTGGAAATCTGCAATTAGGAAATCCATTGGCACTGGATTTAGTCTGTTAAAAGCTGTACATGTTTCCCTGAGCCACACTCAATACATACTAGAGAAATGAATTTCCACAGGTAGTTTTATTCTGACATTTCCTGGCTTTTCAATCCTAGTCTTTGCCTTCTGAAAAGTAGTAATTGACTCAATTTTCACTCACGACAAAGAACCCACCTGTGCTAGTAAAACATGAGATTTTACATTCATAGTGACAGAATTTTCATTCACATTTAGACTTGACTGTAAAATGTACATGATTTCTACCATCTTACCCTGAATGAGAACTCCAGCTGTCAATTTAAACAACTTTCACTCTTTCCTAATTCGTCACACAGCTTTTCTCCCTTCAGACACCTTTTCCTCCTGATCTATATTCCACAGCAAACCTCCACACTTTTACCTCTTCCACCTTTCCTGAGCTATGTTTTCCTGCATTTCAATCACCAGTGGCCTGGAGTTTCGTTTGCTCTGTAACTTTTGTTCCCTTATTTAGCCCTTACACCCACAGGGAATATtacctcagcagctgctcagagctgtaaAAGTGAGGCTGCACTCCTGAtgtgcaggatgctgctgcagcaccttcaGCAGGGcactctgcacagcccagctgaatATTTCCTGCTGCACGAGTGCAAGAATGACccacctgcctctgctcctctctgggccACTCTCTGTCTATAGGCACTAACGAcaggctctctgtgctgcctgatGTCAGAGCTGAGAAAGGTGGCAAGGATATATAAGAGCcagaagggaagagggaaaaggatCCTCCAGAGCTAGGTGCAAGCCTGGAATTGTTGCATGCACACCTCTTGCTAACCCAGAGGGCTGGCTGGCTCCTCCAGTTGGATCTGTGGCCACAAAAAGGTAAatcatttcccttttccttgtttcACCTGCAGTGCAACAGATGTGCTTTAAAAAGCACAATATTCTTAATCAAGAGCGTTTTTCAGGAAAAGGCTAAGACAACTTTAAAGTAAACTGCACTGGGGACCAGGATTTGAGACTGGGATGGGTCAGGAAATGCAAACCAGAGGTAAGGGATAGGATTGAAACTATGGGATGGAAAATGAGCATTTATTCCTGTATTTCTGAAACTGAGCTGTGTCACTAAACTGGAGGGGATCATTTTTCTCACTCCAGCCCGTGAAAGAGACTGGCTGCTCTTGATTTAGGACAGAATGGGCATCGAGACCAGGACATGCTGAGGAGTATTTGGGTCAGCTTTCAGTTTTGAATCATTGTTCTTTGCAGAAAGTTTGGCAGGAAAGATGTGCAACCTGAAGCTGTCAGTTTTCTTCATTGCACTTTCTGTCACTCTGAGCTGTTTGGAAGCTACACCTATTGAGAGGTGAGTAACAAATACTCAAGTTTATTTCTCTTTAGAAAAAAGGCTGCTCACATCATTGCAtcagctgcttttgctttcatgtctcaaatattacaaaaatagaGTTACTCAAGCTCactgttttgttgttgctcACAGATTACTGTCTGTGGCTGATGATCTGTCTGATGGCACTTCCAAGAGACAAGGATGGATGTTGCCTGTAATGTCACAGAAAACACTCCCAGGACTCAGTGAGGAGATGCCAGAACAGCcagcagcaaagacaaaaaGGTAATTGATTTTCCCTTGTTTCTTCCAGCCAAATCAGATTGATGGAGCAAACTTTGTCCCAGTGATACCCTGTTGCTTGAGAGACCTcagctggttttatttaaaatatatttttattataaatatgtTATTATTATCTATTTTATGTATTATtatttattggttttatttcatttactattatttatttaatattatttattattttttaatttaaaaactaaatatttCTAATCATATAGATTTTACTAATACTAAAATACTTCTACTTGTCCCAGTGATACCCTGCTGCTTGAGAGACTTCAGctggttttatttgaaatatatttttattataaatatgtTATTATTATCTATTTTATGTATTATtatttattggttttatttaatttactattatttatttaatattatttattatttttaatttaaaaactaaatatttCTAATCATTTAGATTTTACTAAAACTAAAATACTTCTACTAAGTAGAGGTTGCCTGCCAgcataaaaatcagcttttctgtaAGATAAAGATCAAAGCATTCAGGGTAGAAAGTGAAATCCAGGGAAAAAGTTACAAATCATCTAACCACTTTGCAATTATAACATTTTCATAAATTACAAAGGCTGTAAATACTACATTACCTTGAGAAGAAGGGGATATTTTGCAAGTGCCTTCCTTTTTAAGAAATTTGTCTGATTTCCAAgcctgaagaggaaaaaaacaaagaaaacattccCTTCTTAATAATACTACTGCTCTGCTAGAATGGAATGATTTTATAGTATAAAAgctttcagtaatttttaaatcacagaattaaatattaatttaaacacaggaagaaggaaaaaaagaaattggttCTGATAGAATTTCACTGGTctgaaacacatttaaaaattcataaattcaATTTCAGGCaactttttaacaaaaaaaaaaaaaaacattttaaggtTTATTTGCAATTTGTGCCAAAAGATAAGCAGCCCTGAACTATTCCACTTTTCACAGAACCATCAGGGTGGGAAGAGAGCTTTAAGCTGATCTGGTTTTGTCAGGGTTTTGGGTGAATTTCTTTCAATGCCAATTATAGATGAATTCAGTAAATACATATGTGTACATAGTTTCCTGTTCCTCTCTCCTTGAatatatatttacaaaataCTATTAGATGACAAATTTTATCccttcagaagtatttttataagAGAGATGAAGTCCTCACATTTTTATGGCTAtcacttaaaaaacaaatactCAGCCCCACAATAAGTGTAATATTCAAACACAAGGAGTGTGGTgtcccccagctgctctcctggggccCAGAACCACCTCCCCCTGGGTGAAATGGCTCCTGGCAGCAAATATTCAATTTAAAGCTAAAGAGGTGATGGGTTCAGCCAGGCTGGACCTGAGATGGaaacccagcagctccaggaagggctggagttTCCAGCTGGATTTTGTAGCTTTAGTAGAAAAGAGAATTGTGCCTCCCCAAAGAAAGCAGGATTTCTGGGAGAACCAGCTGCAGTTTGTATGAAGCCCTGTCcaacagttttcttttaatgcaatTACACACTTAAAACATTAATTGCTTAAAAATTGCTGCATGTCTGCTAAGGAAGAACCAGTACAACACAGACATTCCTTTCACAGCTGCTATTCCACTTGGATTCTCAGACCAACACAAAACTTCAAAGGTTATATGACATTTTAGATGATAGATTTAATAATCAGTAAGCTAAGGAACATATTGGTAACTGCTCACAGTTTGAAACTGGGATATTGTTGCTCTGCACAGTAAATTTGAGCCACAAACTGGTGTCCAACTGGTGCCACATCAGCATGAAGAAACCCAAGAAAATAAGCAATAGCTCAGGAGGCAATCTCAGCAAGCAAGTATTTCTGTCTGGAGGAGCAACACAGCAGTCTAAGGAACACATTTCAAAACCCAAGCTCTCTCAAGATAACAATTTtatcacaatttttaaaaaaaacccctcatggTACATAAATGTCACATGGAGTTCTGTAAATGGTCTGTTGGTTCAGAtcataaaatgtcatttttagaTACAGATTCCTCCTTGGACACTCTTTTAAAGGATCATTCAGCAAAGGATTCTCTCTCACCTCAACAGAATTCCAAGTTGCTTTTTTGTTCCAAAAAAGATGTGGCAGTTTAGTCAGAGACAGTGCTAGAGACAGAGACCATCCTAAGTGGTACTGTGCCTGTCACCATGaccttttctgaaaaatcccttcaccaggattccttctcctgggaagcttcagcttctccctgttctgctgctttggaatgtgatttggaggTTGTTTATCCAGCACCTGAATTGCtttaatttaatgaccaatcctggtccagctgtgttgaggctctgaggagtcacaggtttttattattcattcctgtgaagccttctgatgtgtcctctctctttctttagtacacttttagtatagcattctttaatataatataatatattataaatatataaatattctaaaaatattctaaatattctaaaatattctaaaataataaatcagccttctaagaacttggagtcagatcctcatctctcacctcgtcctggggaccctcacaaaccccacagctccctctcATGAGATGTGGTGCAGAGGGGAGAAAACCTTTGGGTTCAGCCCACTGGTGTGGACTGGAACATTCCCAGTCCCTTCAGAGAGAGCAGGATGTGATTCTGTGGAAACAAGAGCCAGGTGAATGTCAGTGATCACCATGATGTTAGTAATGCTCACGATGCCAGCAAGAGCTCTAAATAGCTGTAGAAGTTCAGCTGCAAGTTAAACATTTAGTCATTGCTGTCACTTGGTGGCTTACCTATACTATCATTACAGGTTTTCTGGGTGTCacaagctgctctgcaggatgtCAATAAAAACCACAGATGACTGTTCAGGTCTCTGCATTTGAATAACCCCCACCATTAACACTGATAATAGCACCCagcacaaggattttttttcaggcacAAAGTAGGTGGTGGGAAGATTCTACTGTTCTGTATTTGTGCACACATTAAAAGAACTCCCACATTAGCAGAGCTGAAGTGgctgtgagaagcagcacaCTTGATTGTCACATTCaaatcttctgaaaaatcctttaatcCAGGATTTTCTCATggaaagctgagaagcctcagaaaaaaaggaaaacaaattcttttctcatttgcttctcctgtgttgtgctcacatgtggaatgtttttggagattgtttacccacaggtgattgttccattggtttcgtgtgagttgttttggctctttggccagtcagggccaggctgtgtcagggctctagaaagagtcaggagttttcattattatctttttagccttctgtaagtatccttcctgtattctttagtatagtttagtatagcattctttaatataatatagtatcataaaataataaattagccttctgagagcatggagtcatgtgggaatccataaaatcagagggtttggggagctgcagaaggcctcagagacagcagaactgtgatcAAATCTtagcagtagccatgagattggtcagcagaaaaattatgtaaaatgtagaaaagtaaagacaaatagaacaatggtctgtgtattaatgctt
Coding sequences within:
- the IAPP gene encoding islet amyloid polypeptide; translation: MCNLKLSVFFIALSVTLSCLEATPIERLLSVADDLSDGTSKRQGWMLPVMSQKTLPGLSEEMPEQPAAKTKSHQLEKRKCNTATCVTQRLADFLVRSSGSVGALYPPTNVGSHTYGKRDTPGTQPHSHPLL